From Pseudomonas vanderleydeniana, the proteins below share one genomic window:
- a CDS encoding UDP-N-acetylmuramoyl-tripeptide--D-alanyl-D-alanine ligase has product MLEAMKLSAVANALSGRLSAADASFTGVSIDSRSIQPGQLFVALTGPRFDGHDYLDDVAAKGAVAALVEREVADSQLPQLVVRDTRLALGQLGALNRALFNQPVAAVTGSSGKTTVKEMLASILRTRGLVLATRGNLNNDLGVPLTLLELAAEHSAAVIELGASRIGEIAYTVAMTRPHVAILNNAGTAHVGEFGGPEKIVEAKGEIIEGLQADGTAVLNLDDKAFPIWRARAGERKVLTFALDNDAADFHARAVSRDARGCPQFELHGPQGSATVQLNLLGTHNVANALAAAAAAHALGVSLPGIVAGLEAVQPVKGRTVAQLAINGIRVIDDTYNANPTSMCAAVDILAGFSGRTVLVLGDIGELGEWAEQGHREVGAYASGKVSALYAVGPMMAHAVDAFGQHARHFATQADLIEALGAEQDTNTTILIKGSRSAAMENIVAALCGPAPHIKGETH; this is encoded by the coding sequence ATGCTTGAAGCCATGAAACTGAGCGCTGTCGCCAATGCCTTGTCCGGTCGCCTGAGTGCGGCCGATGCCAGTTTTACCGGGGTGAGTATCGACAGCCGGTCGATCCAGCCTGGCCAGTTGTTCGTTGCCCTGACCGGACCTCGTTTCGACGGGCATGATTACCTGGATGACGTGGCGGCCAAGGGGGCTGTCGCGGCGCTGGTGGAACGTGAAGTCGCCGACAGCCAGTTGCCGCAACTGGTGGTGCGCGATACCCGCCTGGCCCTGGGGCAACTGGGGGCGTTGAATCGTGCCTTGTTCAACCAGCCGGTGGCCGCAGTGACCGGTTCCAGTGGCAAGACCACGGTCAAGGAGATGCTGGCGAGCATTCTGCGCACCCGTGGCCTGGTTCTGGCGACCCGTGGCAACCTGAACAATGACCTGGGCGTGCCGCTGACCCTGCTCGAACTGGCTGCGGAGCACAGTGCTGCGGTGATTGAGCTGGGCGCTTCACGCATCGGCGAAATCGCCTACACCGTTGCCATGACCAGGCCGCACGTGGCGATCCTGAACAATGCCGGAACCGCCCATGTCGGCGAGTTCGGTGGCCCGGAGAAAATCGTCGAGGCCAAGGGCGAGATCATCGAGGGCCTGCAGGCCGACGGCACCGCCGTGCTCAACCTGGACGACAAGGCCTTCCCGATCTGGAGGGCCCGCGCCGGCGAGCGCAAGGTGCTGACCTTCGCCCTGGACAACGACGCCGCCGATTTCCATGCCCGCGCGGTTTCCCGTGATGCGCGTGGCTGCCCGCAGTTCGAGCTGCACGGTCCGCAAGGTTCGGCAACGGTCCAGCTGAACCTGCTGGGTACCCACAACGTCGCCAATGCCCTGGCTGCTGCTGCCGCCGCCCATGCGCTGGGTGTGTCCCTGCCGGGCATCGTCGCTGGCCTGGAAGCGGTCCAGCCGGTGAAGGGTCGGACGGTAGCGCAATTGGCAATCAATGGCATTCGTGTAATTGACGATACCTACAACGCGAACCCCACCTCAATGTGCGCCGCCGTTGATATACTCGCCGGCTTTTCCGGCCGCACCGTCCTGGTGCTCGGAGATATCGGCGAGTTGGGCGAGTGGGCGGAGCAGGGGCATCGTGAAGTAGGGGCTTACGCCTCAGGCAAGGTTTCCGCGCTGTATGCGGTGGGACCGATGATGGCCCACGCCGTCGACGCATTTGGCCAGCACGCTCGTCATTTCGCCACCCAGGCCGATCTGATCGAGGCGCTTGGCGCCGAACAAGACACCAATACCACCATTTTGATCAAGGGTTCGCGCAGCGCGGCGATGGAGAACATCGTGGCGGCTCTGTGCGGGCCTGCGCCTCATATCAAGGGAGAGACGCATTAA
- a CDS encoding UDP-N-acetylmuramoyl-L-alanyl-D-glutamate--2,6-diaminopimelate ligase — translation MSLSLNKIFPHAGRDLLIRELALDSRKVRAGDLFLAVPGGKVDGRNHIADALQRGAAAVAYEAEGATVLPITDVPLIPVKGLVAQLSEIAGRFYGEPSRQLNLVGVTGTNGKTSVSQLVAQALDLLGQRCGILGTLGSGFHGALNSGMLTTPDPIAVQATLADLKSAGAKAVAMEVSSHGLDQGRVSALAFDVAVLTNLSRDHLDYHGTMQAYGAAKAKLFDWANLRCRVINLDDDFGRQLAAGEHESRLITYSLLDSSAYLYCRNAQFGDEGVRATLVTPQGEYHLRSTLLGRFNLSNVLAAVGALLGLDYALDEILRVLPQLEGPAGRMQRLGGGTRPLVVVDYAHTPDALEKVLLALRPHAKGQLRCLFGCGGDRDRGKRPLMAELAERLADSVLVTDDNPRTEDPLQIFDDIRPGFSAPDAVRFVAGRGLAIAELVAAASVDDVLVLAGKGHEDYQEINGERHAFSDLVEAAKALDAWEAANA, via the coding sequence CTGGCCGTGCCCGGTGGCAAGGTCGACGGTCGCAACCATATCGCCGATGCCTTGCAGCGCGGCGCGGCGGCGGTCGCCTATGAGGCCGAAGGCGCTACCGTGCTGCCGATCACCGATGTTCCGCTGATTCCGGTCAAGGGCCTGGTCGCGCAGTTGTCGGAAATTGCCGGACGCTTCTATGGCGAGCCGAGCCGACAACTGAACCTGGTGGGCGTCACCGGTACCAACGGCAAGACCAGCGTCAGCCAACTGGTGGCGCAGGCCCTGGACCTGCTCGGCCAGCGTTGTGGCATTCTCGGTACCCTGGGCAGCGGCTTTCATGGTGCATTGAACAGCGGCATGCTCACCACGCCGGATCCTATCGCGGTGCAGGCGACCCTGGCGGACCTCAAGAGCGCCGGTGCCAAGGCGGTGGCCATGGAGGTCTCCTCCCATGGCCTCGACCAGGGCCGGGTCAGCGCCCTGGCGTTCGACGTGGCGGTGTTGACCAACCTTTCGCGCGACCATCTCGATTACCACGGCACCATGCAGGCCTATGGTGCGGCCAAGGCCAAGCTGTTCGACTGGGCCAACCTGCGTTGCCGGGTGATCAACCTCGACGACGACTTCGGCCGGCAACTGGCGGCCGGCGAGCATGAATCGCGGCTGATCACCTACAGCCTGCTGGACAGCAGCGCCTACCTGTATTGCCGCAACGCACAGTTCGGCGATGAAGGCGTGCGCGCCACGCTGGTGACCCCGCAAGGCGAGTACCACCTGCGCAGCACGCTGCTTGGCCGTTTCAACCTGAGCAACGTGCTGGCCGCGGTCGGTGCGCTGCTGGGGCTGGACTACGCCCTGGATGAAATCCTGCGGGTATTGCCGCAGCTGGAAGGCCCGGCTGGTCGCATGCAGCGGCTGGGCGGTGGCACGCGGCCGCTGGTGGTGGTCGACTACGCACATACACCGGATGCCTTGGAAAAGGTCCTGCTGGCCCTGCGCCCACACGCCAAGGGCCAGTTGCGTTGCCTGTTCGGCTGCGGCGGTGACCGCGATCGCGGCAAGCGCCCGCTGATGGCCGAGCTGGCCGAGCGCCTGGCCGACAGCGTGCTGGTGACCGACGACAACCCGCGTACCGAAGATCCCCTGCAGATCTTCGACGACATTCGCCCCGGCTTCAGTGCCCCCGATGCCGTGCGCTTCGTGGCCGGTCGTGGCCTGGCGATTGCCGAGCTGGTCGCTGCCGCCAGTGTTGACGACGTGCTCGTCCTGGCCGGCAAGGGACATGAGGACTACCAGGAGATCAACGGCGAGCGCCACGCCTTCTCCGACCTGGTCGAAGCCGCCAAGGCTCTGGATGCCTGGGAGGCCGCCAATGCTTGA